The Desulfarculaceae bacterium genome window below encodes:
- a CDS encoding radical SAM protein, protein MATNRHPSDDIRRPYAYLDFCVFERCNLTCAYCRTNNEGVAEAVSIEDAIASVNVVLESARPGVFKVSGYGEASLWGGIDKLLAYTSSYISTVQVMTNGTMNMALLSKLCRLPNIVFCITIDGLTHETNAWRCGGNRSLHDAMWRFADIVVNRGHRLEINCVMTRRNIDDFPRMLKEVWKRYKGMAVVQPFPVRPFSGLSSEVVPASVAQVSQLRKMVLDRYDEFAIVLPGQRYMERLLIFMDSGKRLWPCHVPRFNYGVGPRLRRLVCPCLGHTRPSWDKKNQLQRIGSTAPRNKSCKIQPNKYGQLDPRCRSCFTHYESLNIMVDETASGDDLRMIPSFRNEGSLQAAQDACATISNGLGTGPFSEVAWSP, encoded by the coding sequence TTGGCAACCAACAGACACCCTTCGGATGATATAAGGCGTCCATATGCCTACCTTGATTTTTGCGTTTTTGAACGATGCAACCTCACGTGTGCATATTGCCGTACAAACAACGAGGGTGTTGCCGAAGCTGTGTCCATTGAAGACGCCATAGCCAGCGTAAATGTAGTACTAGAAAGTGCCCGACCCGGCGTGTTCAAGGTTTCCGGTTACGGCGAAGCCTCTTTGTGGGGAGGTATTGATAAATTATTAGCTTACACATCATCTTATATTTCAACTGTACAGGTTATGACAAATGGAACCATGAACATGGCGCTTCTCAGCAAACTCTGCAGGCTTCCAAACATTGTCTTTTGTATTACCATTGACGGTCTTACACATGAGACCAATGCTTGGCGATGCGGTGGCAACAGGAGCCTCCACGACGCAATGTGGCGTTTTGCCGATATAGTTGTAAACAGGGGGCACAGACTAGAAATTAATTGCGTCATGACCAGACGTAACATTGACGATTTTCCTCGCATGCTTAAAGAGGTATGGAAGAGATACAAAGGAATGGCTGTCGTGCAGCCATTCCCGGTGCGTCCTTTTTCTGGCCTCTCCTCCGAGGTGGTCCCGGCTTCCGTTGCCCAAGTGAGCCAATTGCGGAAGATGGTGCTGGACAGGTACGATGAATTTGCCATTGTCCTGCCCGGCCAGAGGTATATGGAGCGCTTGCTGATTTTCATGGACTCCGGAAAGCGGCTTTGGCCTTGCCATGTGCCTAGGTTCAACTATGGCGTTGGCCCAAGGCTCAGGCGTCTAGTTTGTCCCTGCCTCGGACACACACGTCCCAGTTGGGACAAGAAAAACCAATTGCAGCGCATTGGCTCCACAGCCCCAAGGAACAAGTCTTGCAAAATTCAGCCAAACAAATATGGACAGCTTGATCCTCGCTGCCGAAGTTGCTTTACGCATTATGAATCGCTCAACATCATGGTGGATGAGACGGCTAGTGGAGACGACCTGCGAATGATACCTTCATTTCGGAATGAGGGCTCTTTACAGGCTGCCCAGGACGCTTGTGCCACCATTTCGAATGGTCTGGGGACCGGTCCTTTCTCAGAGGTGGCCTGGTCCCCATGA